In Humulus lupulus chromosome 6, drHumLupu1.1, whole genome shotgun sequence, a single genomic region encodes these proteins:
- the LOC133785149 gene encoding endo-1,3;1,4-beta-D-glucanase-like, with the protein MAKPNCLANVQSLFFLLKKKINLLSSSSSSETDILTIQWSSGAGPLCCSDPPILDPHSGAGHVEKLLPTYVIGSPYSKHAAVLISDVYGNFIIILKVADKVTAAGFFVAVPDFLKGDPFVRPDTKRPMSVWIKDHSTDEGFEFAKVVIQDLKNRGYSAIGAAGFCWGSKAAIQLAKCNSIKAAALLHQSYVTMDDIKGSDHFQDLSTRPKGIS; encoded by the exons ATGGCCAAGCCAA ATTGTTTAGCAAATGTTCAAAGCTTGTTCTTCctcttaaagaaaaaaataaatctgttatcttcttcttcttcttctgaaaCTGATATATTAActatacagtggagcagtggAGCAGGACCTTTGTGTTGCTCAGACCCTCCAATCCTTGATCCACATAGTGGAGCAGGCCATGTCGAGAAACTTCTTCCCACCTATGTCATCGGTTCTCCCTACTCTAAGCATGCTGCTGTTCTTATTTCTGATGTATATGGTAATTTTATCATTATTTT GAAAGTGGCCGACAAAGTCACAGCTGCTGGATTCTTTGTCGCCGTTCCTGACTTCTTGAAGGGGGATCCTTTTGTTCGTCCAGATACTAAAAGGCCTATGAGCGTTTGGATTAAAGATCATAGCACA GATGAGGGATTTGAATTTGCCAAAGTAGTGATTCAGGATTTGAAAAATAGAGGCTATTCTGCAATAGGTGCTGCAGGCTTTTGTTGGGGTT CCAAGGCTGCAATTCAACTAGCAAAGTGCAACTCTATTAAGGCTGCTGCCCTCTTACATCAATCTTACGTCACTATGGATGACATCAAAG GTTCAGATCACTTCCAGGACTTGTCAACCAGACCCAAAGGGATATCATAG